TATTCTGGTGCAGATCCCACAAATGATAGAGCCAGGTGTGCTTGATGAGGAACTTTAGTGAAGATCAGATCAGATGAAGAATTAGAAAAGCTCTGAAAACCTGGATGATCTTAAGAAATCAAGcccatttatctttcttcttctctattaACTGGTTCCCAAAGTTTTTGGAATGTAATTCAAGAGTTGGTATATCTGGTGAGGACAGGGAGTCTGGATTCCCTTTACTGAAAGGCAAGAATCCAGAACCTTTATCTGCCAGCCTCTCTCTTGCCCCCAACTCACTTGTCTCCTCCAAGTCACAAGTGTCCTGTAGCTGCTGGGTCAGAGACTGGTGCCAGGCTGGTTGCTCTCGGCTCTGCTGCCTGATGGACAGGTCCAATGACTTAACTCTCCTGCTCATGGGATTCTTCTGAAACAAGCTCTTTTTTGCTCTGCTCTTTCTTCTCCAGAAAGTCTCATCCTTGGCCAAATGGACTTCCTTATTGGTGGCCTGTAGACCCCATGGCTCTCTTTTTACCTGTGCAGGGTCTGTTCTCTGCTGTAAGGGCAGAGAATGCATGCAATGGGTTGCCTCTGGTTTAGGATGCAGAATTTGTGATGGTGCTTGCATTGCAGACATTCCCTGCTGTGTTTCTTCTCTGGGGCAAAGAGCACAGAGTCCAGAAAAAGTGGGTAGCTTTGTATCCCTGATGAGTGGCATAGGATCTTCCTCTGAGCCTGGCTCAAATCCAGGGTCTTGCTGGAAGACCATCTTCTCTCCTTTCACTCTGTCCATTACTTCCCACACCACTTGGTCCAGACTGTTCCTTTTGGGGATATTATGGGGTGGTGACAGCCGATCTCGGGAGCTTGTATACAGGCACATCTTGGAGATGGCTTTCCGGAGGCGGTCTCTGGGTGACTGAGGTTCAGGTTCTGGAGCCAGAATCCTGATGGATGGCACATCAGTTGGATTGTAATTCCAGAACATGTGGGATGGTGTAAACTTTTGGACAGGTGTCTTAGACACATAGGAGTAGAGACAGAAGAAGGCATCAGCAGTGACAGCCAGTGTTTGCACCTGCTTAAACCTGCCTGGACACAAGGGTTGAAGATGGTGAATCTGGGGGTCATCAGCAAATTatctcttgtttctcttccttcaaaGCCTTCTTAAGGCTCAAAATTCAGAAGGAAGATGCCATTTTCCCCACCAGCGTTTTTCCCATTTAGATTTCTCATACTCAGGATCCCCTTTGTTGACTTTCTTGACTTCTTGACTCCccatctgaatagatattttccttcagtccaaaaattaattttatatgggATGGGGAAGTTTTCTATATCCTGATTTCACATATCCTTTCTGCTGTCAGTATGTTTTAAACAATGGCTTCAATTACTGTTTGCTTTAGATGACAAACATGAccaaaataaaggacaaaaccaATCTTATTTTCTTAGACAATAACAAAACTTCAGGGTTCTAGAATGCTTCAGAGCATAAACAAATTGGAATAATGACAATTACTAGCCAATAGACTAGGGTACAGAACTTttgatatcatttttaaaaaagtaaacatcatgcccaacgtggggctcacaCTTATGACTTTATCATTCTGTTAGACGTTTCTTCACAAAGTGTGGTCATAATCCAGAAGCATTGGCACTAGTTGGGAACTTGTTATAAATGTAGAATCTCAGACTCTATCTCAAGCATTTTAACAATACCTTTTGGTAATTCATATGGACATCCatgtttggaaaacactgtgatAAGCCATATATCTCTTAAACTGTAGGCTTCCAAAAGGCTTAAGAATTGTGTACCTCTTGCCTAGTCCATTTTTCCAGAATTTAACACCTAATTATGTGCatagtacataaaataaattcaatcaaTTATATTCTAATAGTGTGCATAAGAATCATCTAAGGTTGTGAAAATACTCTAACTCAAAATCTTTGTTTCAACAGGTAGAGCTCAGGAGCATGGTTTTACCAAGCTTATTTTAAGTTGAATCTGATGCAAAGAATCTGAAACAATACTGAAATAATACAATCACATTGGGGGTATAGCAGAATATAATTTGAAacatattctaatatatataatcaaatagaGTCTTTTATGCCTCATGCAGGTAGAGAAACTCTCTCATATCTTTCCTTAATATGAAACCAGAACAACTTAAATAATTGTTTCCCTGGATGTGTTCTAAAGATTATACATAAGAATCCCATgtgcttgtttaaaataaatactccTGAGCCTTTCcctctatggaaaaaaaaagcccatgaaTTTGAATGTTTTATAAAGTCCCTGGACAATTTAACATATCTACCTTTGAGAACTTTGAGATTATTGCtctaaaaggaaatgattttaatACAGTGGCTGTAAAAAGGGAACATTCTACTGTTgcaactgagaaataaaaactagaatAAGACTTAAAGACACTGTTTTCATTTGATTCAACTGAAGGAGAGAAAGCCTAAGAAAGCAGTAGTGATACGAGGTCTCTTGATGACTATTTCTTTAAGAGGAATAAGCAGACATCAAAGTTCTCCATCTTCACTGAAAAGGAGGCCGAGAAATAGACACAGAAGACAAAGAGTGGAGTGAAGCTGACTGAGAGAAAGCAGGATCTGGAGCCACTGATCGCTTTTGTGAATGGCAGAGAAGTAGAGCAGATCCATGGGAACACTCACTGGCCAGCATGAGGCAAGGGTCTTCCATCTCTATCCTCTGTACCTGGGCCTTCAGGAAAAGCTGGAAATCAATGCCTCTGGCCTGAGAGGGGGTGGTGAAAAATCGGGCAGGAATCCGCGAAGTTTCCTTGTGGTCCTCTTGGGCAAAGCCCAGACTGAAGAGGACATCCTCTGCATCTTCTTGCACCTTGTCCAGAATCTCAGAGACGCTGAAAAGAGGGAGTTTGGTAAATAGGGGCAACTTTGAGTTACACAGTCATCCAGAGTATTGAATAAATGTGTTAGGAGCTGAGTTATCTTTCCGATCATTTCTCTACCTTCCCTCCTGACTTTGAGAAAAACTTTCACTTCTGCGAACATACATTTTCTGTATGAAACATGGAACTACAATCCAGCCTTGGTTTAAAAATTGGATTAGATTCTATCACagtacttgattttttaaaagattttatttatttatttgagagagggagagagacagagcaagtgagAGCACGAGCGGGGGGAGAGGTagtgggagagcgagaagcaaataccctggtgagcagggagtgggtcacggggcttgatccaaggaccctggcctgagccagaggcaaacgattaaccaactgagaaactcaggcacccccattgcAGTACTTTAAACACCGtgatagatgaatgaaaatgtgccatgagaaggatttaaaaaatcaaaaacatactAGAGTTCAAGAAATCTtgtggttggggcgcctgggtggctcagtggattaagccgctgcctttggctcaggtcatgatctcagtgtcctgggatcgagccccgcatcgggctctttgctcagcgggagcctgcttctctctctctctctctgcctgactctccgccgacttgtgatctctctgtcaaataaataaataaaatctttaaaaaaaaaaaaagaaatcttgtggTTATGTTATTAATCAATCCTTTCCCACCTGCACACACTATGGTTTGGCTGGCCTTTGCCTAGAGCTTTGCAGCTTGCTCCCCAGCTTCACCTCATGGCTGTGGAGGACAAGGCAGGAAGTATGTAAGAAACACAAAACTCTATTGTTACCCTGGGGTAAAAATTAACCAATGCAGGTATGTTCAAAACATGATTTTGAGAGGTAGACCCTTTCATAGCACTATTTTCAGGACAGAAGCCCTGTATTACAGAAGATCAAGTTCTCTATCTCTTGGAACAGCACTCACATGTACCTACATCCAAATCTGTTTGCCACCAAGCTGGGTGACACGAGAGCCCAGTAACTACCCATTCTACAGACATAAGTCATAGGGATGACAAGGATAAGGTCAGTAATACCGTAATAACATGGTatgtgacagatggtgactacctttactgtggtgagcacagcataatgtatacaattgtcgaatcactatgttgtacacccgaAATGAATATAACTTTGTATGTCAAGGGTACTTTGATAAAAATGTGCAGATATCAGAGTCTTATCTCTAGAGATTCTGACATAATTGAAGTGGGGTCTGGCCAGG
This genomic interval from Mustela erminea isolate mMusErm1 chromosome 6, mMusErm1.Pri, whole genome shotgun sequence contains the following:
- the TESPA1 gene encoding protein TESPA1 isoform X1, with the translated sequence MEGSVLSPTSWEKRRAWLQQSRHWQTQVLEEEATAALQDVSDPVPSSLDDVFQEGNPINKIEDWLQDCGYSEEGFFEETGQSSYNGCLSHGTSFEDDLTLGAEATLLATEGRVFSRSFLDPVRPCQLLDLGCSLASSSMTGGTNKTSSSVSEILDKVQEDAEDVLFSLGFAQEDHKETSRIPARFFTTPSQARGIDFQLFLKAQVQRIEMEDPCLMLASRFKQVQTLAVTADAFFCLYSYVSKTPVQKFTPSHMFWNYNPTDVPSIRILAPEPEPQSPRDRLRKAISKMCLYTSSRDRLSPPHNIPKRNSLDQVVWEVMDRVKGEKMVFQQDPGFEPGSEEDPMPLIRDTKLPTFSGLCALCPREETQQGMSAMQAPSQILHPKPEATHCMHSLPLQQRTDPAQVKREPWGLQATNKEVHLAKDETFWRRKSRAKKSLFQKNPMSRRVKSLDLSIRQQSREQPAWHQSLTQQLQDTCDLEETSELGARERLADKGSGFLPFSKGNPDSLSSPDIPTLELHSKNFGNQLIEKKKDKWA
- the TESPA1 gene encoding protein TESPA1 isoform X3 is translated as MPFCVTQCSALRLLRPQKKEDEQGTYIHWTSVCSVNRYSEEGFFEETGQSSYNGCLSHGTSFEDDLTLGAEATLLATEGRVFSRSFLDPVRPCQLLDLGCSLASSSMTGGTNKTSSSVSEILDKVQEDAEDVLFSLGFAQEDHKETSRIPARFFTTPSQARGIDFQLFLKAQVQRIEMEDPCLMLASRFKQVQTLAVTADAFFCLYSYVSKTPVQKFTPSHMFWNYNPTDVPSIRILAPEPEPQSPRDRLRKAISKMCLYTSSRDRLSPPHNIPKRNSLDQVVWEVMDRVKGEKMVFQQDPGFEPGSEEDPMPLIRDTKLPTFSGLCALCPREETQQGMSAMQAPSQILHPKPEATHCMHSLPLQQRTDPAQVKREPWGLQATNKEVHLAKDETFWRRKSRAKKSLFQKNPMSRRVKSLDLSIRQQSREQPAWHQSLTQQLQDTCDLEETSELGARERLADKGSGFLPFSKGNPDSLSSPDIPTLELHSKNFGNQLIEKKKDKWA
- the TESPA1 gene encoding protein TESPA1 isoform X2 yields the protein MSQIQYLPAWMMFSRKEIQSTRLKTGCRIAEIRNENDKTFTCVKTRYSEEGFFEETGQSSYNGCLSHGTSFEDDLTLGAEATLLATEGRVFSRSFLDPVRPCQLLDLGCSLASSSMTGGTNKTSSSVSEILDKVQEDAEDVLFSLGFAQEDHKETSRIPARFFTTPSQARGIDFQLFLKAQVQRIEMEDPCLMLASRFKQVQTLAVTADAFFCLYSYVSKTPVQKFTPSHMFWNYNPTDVPSIRILAPEPEPQSPRDRLRKAISKMCLYTSSRDRLSPPHNIPKRNSLDQVVWEVMDRVKGEKMVFQQDPGFEPGSEEDPMPLIRDTKLPTFSGLCALCPREETQQGMSAMQAPSQILHPKPEATHCMHSLPLQQRTDPAQVKREPWGLQATNKEVHLAKDETFWRRKSRAKKSLFQKNPMSRRVKSLDLSIRQQSREQPAWHQSLTQQLQDTCDLEETSELGARERLADKGSGFLPFSKGNPDSLSSPDIPTLELHSKNFGNQLIEKKKDKWA